Sequence from the Rhizomicrobium sp. genome:
GGCTGACCAGGTACATCTCGATGCGCTGCTTGAGCGGGTTGTAGCAGGCGTAGTGCGCGAAGCGGCTAAGGTCGAAATCCGCGTCGGCTTCGCGATTGGCACGCACCAGCAGGTTCTTGTTGAACGCTTCGGTCACGCCCTCGGCGTCGTTGTAGGCGGCGTGCAGGATCGCCGGGTCCTTCACCAGGTCGACGCCGATCAGGAGGCCGCCGCCGTTCAGCGTCTGCCGCGCCTGGCGCAGGAAGGCGACGGCATCGGCGCGGCCGAGATTGCCGATCGTCGAGCCGGGAAAAAACCCGGCGCGATGGCGCGCGCCGGCCGTCAGCGGCCCCAGCGCGACGGCGCGGGTGAAATCGGCGATCACCGGCCGCACGCGCAGGCCCGGATAGTCGTCGCGCAGCGTGGCCGCGACGTCCATCAGATAATCGCCGGAGATATCGATCGGCAAATAGGCGCGCGGGCTTTTCAGGGCGTCGAGCAGGATGCGCACCTTGCGCAGCGAACCGGCGCCGAACTCGACCAGCTCGGCATCGGCGCCGATCAGCGCCGCGATCTCGCGCACATTGCCGGTCAGGATCGAAAGCTCGGTGCGCGTCGGATAATATTCAGGGAGCGCGGTGATGCGCTCGAACAGCGCCGAGCCGGCTTCGTCGTAGAAGAATTTCGCCGGGATGCGCTTGGGTGTCTTGAACAGCCCTTCGAGCAGCGCATCGCGGAAGGCGCTGTCGCGCGTCTTCGGGTTGATCGCGGCCATGCTCATGCGTCACCTGCCAGGCGTATGCCGCTGAGCTGCCAGCGCGCGGACGGCGGAAAGAAATTGCGATAGGTCGGGCGGATGTGGCCGCGCGGGGTCGCGGCCGACCCGCCGCGCAGCACCACCTGCCCGCTCATAAATTTGCCGTTGTATTCGGCGACCTCGCCTTCGAACGGGCGATAGCCGGGATAGGGGTCGTAGGAGGAACGCGTCCATTCCCACACCGCGCCACGACCCGGCGGCAACGCCGCTTCCCATTCGAATTCCGTCGGCAAGCGCGCTCCCGCCCAGGCGGCATAAGCCGCCGCCTCGTAGAAGCTGACATGGGCGACCGGTGCGTGCTCTTCAAGCGCATGGGGGCCATGCAGCGAAAAGGCGCGCCAGCCGTCGCCCTCGCCCATCCAATAGAGCGGCGCGTTGAGCGCCTCGCGCTGGACGAAGGTCCAGCCGTCGCTCAGCCAGAATTCGGGACGGCGATAGCCGCCGTCTTCGATGAAGTCGAGATATTCGCCGTTCGTGACCGGGCGCGCGGCGATGCGAAAGGGCCGCAGCAGCACCGGATGACGCGGCGTCTCGTTGTCGAAGGCAAAGCCCGCGCCGGCATGGCCGATCTCGACGATGCCGCCGGGATGGCCGATCCAGAACAGCGGCGCGGCGGGCGGCGCCGGCTCCGCCGGCCGCTCCGCATAGGCGGGGAGCAGCGGATTGCAGGAGAAGGCGTGCAGGATGTCGGTGAGGATCAGCTCCTGATGCTGCTGCTCGTGATGGAGGCCGAGCGTGACGAGATCCAAACTCTCGGACGGACGCTGCTCGATCAATTGCGCCATCGCCTCATCGACGTGCATGCGATATTCGAGGATCTCGTCCAGCGGCGGCCGGCTCAAAAGGCCGCGCTGCGGACGTGGATGGCGCGGACCCAAGCCCTCGTAATAGGAATTGAACAGGTAGCCGTAGGCAGGATCGAACGGTCGATAGTCCGGCGCGAACCTTCCCAAGATGACAGCCTCGTAAAACCATGTCGTATGCGCGAGATGCCACTTTACCGGACTGGCATCCGGCATGGATTGGACGATCTGATCCTCGGGCGTCAGCGGCGCGGCAAGGGCCTCGCTATGGCGGCGCACCGCCGCATAGTCCGCCAGCAGAGACGATGCCGAATCGCTTTCGGCGGGGATCGTCGCCTCTCTCGCCATGACGGATAGCCCTCGCTGCGTCTCGTCAACGGCGACAATAGCAGGAAAGTTCCCCCGATTGTGTCAGCAGTTCACCGCTGCGCCAGCGTCACCGGCTTGTCGCGATAGAGCGCCGGCCAGACCCGCTTCAGTGCCTCGATCTTGGGCATATCGTTGACGGCGATGTAAGGATAGGTCGGGTTGTGGATCAGGAAATCCTGATGATAGCCCTCGGCCGCGTAAAACCCTTTCAGCGACTCGATCTTGGTGACGATCGGCGCGCCGAAGACCTGGGCCGCCGAGAGCTGCGCGACATAGGCGCGGGCGATCTTCTCCTGCAGCGGCGAGGCGAAGAAGACTTCCGAGCGGTAGCTGAGGCCGCTGTCCGGCCCCTGGAAGTTGAGTTCGGTCGGATCGTGCGCCACGGAGAAATAGACGCGCAGCAGGTCGCCATAGGACACGACGCGCGGATCGAAGGTAACCTCGACCGATTCGGCATGGCCGGTGGTCTCGGTGCCGACCAGCTCGTAGATCGCCGTCTCCCTGGCACCGCCGGAATAGCCGGCCACCACTTTCGTCACGCCTTTGACATGCTCGAACACGCCCTGCATGCCCCAGAAACATCCGCCGGCGAGCACCGCGGTCTCGCTCGCGGGCGCGCCGGTCTTCGCTTCGTCGAGCTTGGCGGCCGGAATCGGCTTATCGACGGCGTCGGCGCAGGCCGTGGAGAGGCCGCAGATCGTGGCGATGCCGGCGGCCAGAACCGTGTTGCGAAGCATGCGAAGCATAGGTCTCTCCCGTATCGTCCTTCGACCCTCCCCCGAAGGGGCGTCGACGGTAGTTCGCTGCTGACAGTCCACGGTTACACGGCGCCTTCGGATCATTGCCAGCGCAGCAGGACCCGGCCGAAAACGGCGCCCAGAAGGGCGACCGCCGCGATGCCCATCGTGTACCAGATCGCCACGAAGGGCGCCGCGCTCTCGGTGCAGTGGAAACCATAGATGACGGTTCCGGCGGCGCCCGCCAGAATGCCGGCCACCCCGCCCGCCAGCGTCAGCCTTGTCGGCGCCAATGCCTTGAGGCTCCAGAACAGGCCGGCGAAGACCGGGATCGACAGGACCACGATGTTGAAGGCGCAGACTTCGTAGGAGACGCCCATCATCATCGCCATGCGCTGGTCGTCGGGCGCCAGGACCAGTTGATAGATCGCCAGCGCGATCATCACGCCCAGCGGCGCGAGGATGAGGGGGCCGAATATCCCGCCCTCGCCGTCGGGCCGCGCCAGCCGGTCGATCAGGCCGAAGCCCAGCACCGCGACGCTCAGCGCATAGACGAATTTCATCCAGAACGGACCGGTCATCATCGCGTGCATCAGATCGGCGCGGACGCCGAGCCACAGCACCATCACGGCCGCCGAGACCACCACGCCGATGCCCAGGCCGAGCGCCAGCCGGCTTCCCACCGCGCGCGGCCGCGCCGGCTCCAG
This genomic interval carries:
- the egtD gene encoding L-histidine N(alpha)-methyltransferase; the encoded protein is MSMAAINPKTRDSAFRDALLEGLFKTPKRIPAKFFYDEAGSALFERITALPEYYPTRTELSILTGNVREIAALIGADAELVEFGAGSLRKVRILLDALKSPRAYLPIDISGDYLMDVAATLRDDYPGLRVRPVIADFTRAVALGPLTAGARHRAGFFPGSTIGNLGRADAVAFLRQARQTLNGGGLLIGVDLVKDPAILHAAYNDAEGVTEAFNKNLLVRANREADADFDLSRFAHYACYNPLKQRIEMYLVSLAAQRVRVAGEIATFAEGEAIHTEDSHKYTVDGFRALAAEAGFVQRRVWTDPARLFSVQWLA
- the egtB gene encoding ergothioneine biosynthesis protein EgtB, with the protein product MAREATIPAESDSASSLLADYAAVRRHSEALAAPLTPEDQIVQSMPDASPVKWHLAHTTWFYEAVILGRFAPDYRPFDPAYGYLFNSYYEGLGPRHPRPQRGLLSRPPLDEILEYRMHVDEAMAQLIEQRPSESLDLVTLGLHHEQQHQELILTDILHAFSCNPLLPAYAERPAEPAPPAAPLFWIGHPGGIVEIGHAGAGFAFDNETPRHPVLLRPFRIAARPVTNGEYLDFIEDGGYRRPEFWLSDGWTFVQREALNAPLYWMGEGDGWRAFSLHGPHALEEHAPVAHVSFYEAAAYAAWAGARLPTEFEWEAALPPGRGAVWEWTRSSYDPYPGYRPFEGEVAEYNGKFMSGQVVLRGGSAATPRGHIRPTYRNFFPPSARWQLSGIRLAGDA
- the msrA gene encoding peptide-methionine (S)-S-oxide reductase MsrA — its product is MLRMLRNTVLAAGIATICGLSTACADAVDKPIPAAKLDEAKTGAPASETAVLAGGCFWGMQGVFEHVKGVTKVVAGYSGGARETAIYELVGTETTGHAESVEVTFDPRVVSYGDLLRVYFSVAHDPTELNFQGPDSGLSYRSEVFFASPLQEKIARAYVAQLSAAQVFGAPIVTKIESLKGFYAAEGYHQDFLIHNPTYPYIAVNDMPKIEALKRVWPALYRDKPVTLAQR
- a CDS encoding DUF1109 domain-containing protein, producing the protein MKTDDLIAALSSDLEPARPRAVGSRLALGLGIGVVVSAAVMVLWLGVRADLMHAMMTGPFWMKFVYALSVAVLGFGLIDRLARPDGEGGIFGPLILAPLGVMIALAIYQLVLAPDDQRMAMMMGVSYEVCAFNIVVLSIPVFAGLFWSLKALAPTRLTLAGGVAGILAGAAGTVIYGFHCTESAAPFVAIWYTMGIAAVALLGAVFGRVLLRWQ